One Halostella limicola genomic window carries:
- a CDS encoding ArsR/SmtB family transcription factor: protein MEGTQTGDERTDERGGEAADCCSVGHSLTEAAVATDVETLATLGNDTRYEALRLIAASDDGVCVCELEPTLGVSQGAVSQALSRLFSAGLVERRKEGRWRYYSATPRAERLLRALDDTRPSDDE, encoded by the coding sequence ATGGAGGGGACACAGACCGGCGACGAGAGAACGGACGAGCGGGGCGGGGAGGCGGCCGACTGCTGTTCGGTCGGCCATTCGCTGACGGAAGCGGCGGTCGCGACCGACGTGGAGACCCTCGCGACGCTCGGCAACGACACCCGCTACGAGGCGCTTCGGCTCATCGCCGCGTCGGACGACGGCGTGTGCGTCTGCGAACTGGAGCCGACGCTCGGCGTGAGTCAGGGAGCGGTCAGTCAGGCGCTTTCTCGGCTCTTCAGCGCCGGTCTCGTCGAACGGCGGAAGGAGGGGCGGTGGCGGTACTACTCCGCGACGCCCCGCGCGGAGCGACTGCTCCGCGCGCTCGACGACACGAGGCCGTCCGACGATGAGTGA
- a CDS encoding DUF7344 domain-containing protein encodes MSSESPGRQDVRTDALEFGLNPSLDAVFKLLSSQRRRHVIDCLKEREAPMELRELAEEVAARENDVPRAEVTTEEAKRLHLSLYHTHVPKLKDAGTIRHDEANDTVTLAVDPKRVERYEDLLDVE; translated from the coding sequence ATGTCTAGCGAATCTCCCGGTCGACAGGACGTTCGGACCGACGCCCTCGAGTTCGGCCTCAATCCGTCCCTGGATGCGGTTTTCAAGCTGCTGTCCAGCCAGCGGCGTCGCCACGTCATCGACTGTCTGAAAGAACGCGAGGCACCGATGGAGTTACGCGAGTTGGCCGAGGAAGTCGCCGCGCGCGAAAACGACGTACCGAGGGCGGAAGTGACGACGGAGGAGGCGAAGCGACTACATCTGTCGCTGTATCACACCCACGTTCCGAAACTGAAGGACGCGGGCACCATTCGTCACGACGAGGCGAACGACACGGTGACGCTCGCCGTTGACCCGAAGCGAGTGGAGCGGTACGAGGACCTTCTCGACGTCGAGTGA
- a CDS encoding ArsR family transcriptional regulator: MKDWEGISSSDIAFDPLAHVQRRKLLVALLEGEPRDEVTVVRTDSDGEYSVTERRLPISQEHLSELAEYGFVEWDSETQEVSTGQNFDEISPLLESLTNHGDEPAPDWR; this comes from the coding sequence ATGAAGGACTGGGAGGGGATTTCTTCCTCCGACATCGCGTTCGATCCGTTGGCTCACGTCCAGCGACGGAAACTGCTGGTGGCGCTACTGGAAGGTGAACCGCGAGACGAAGTGACGGTCGTTCGCACCGATTCCGACGGCGAGTACTCCGTCACCGAACGTCGACTGCCGATCAGTCAGGAGCACCTGTCCGAACTGGCGGAGTACGGATTCGTAGAGTGGGACAGCGAGACGCAGGAGGTCTCGACGGGGCAGAACTTCGACGAGATCAGCCCGCTTCTGGAGTCCCTGACGAACCACGGCGACGAGCCGGCGCCGGACTGGCGGTGA
- a CDS encoding DUF2062 domain-containing protein gives MGVGRVRGYWNQAKQQLRASFAEDHSPHHIAMSFAVGIFVTALPSLGTGLIVLAWVGYQFAWANKLALGAAVAVLNPLAKSSFYAASFATGTALLGPVPNFSVADLGLNAGTDVLARLLVGVAVLAVVLTVVSYVAVYRMVHAYRRRA, from the coding sequence ATGGGCGTTGGTCGGGTCAGAGGATACTGGAACCAGGCCAAGCAGCAGCTTCGGGCGTCGTTCGCCGAGGATCACTCCCCGCACCACATCGCGATGAGCTTCGCCGTCGGGATCTTCGTCACGGCGCTTCCCTCGCTCGGGACGGGTCTGATCGTGCTCGCGTGGGTTGGCTACCAGTTCGCGTGGGCGAACAAGCTCGCGCTCGGGGCGGCGGTCGCGGTGTTGAACCCGCTGGCGAAGAGCAGCTTCTACGCCGCGAGTTTCGCCACGGGAACGGCCCTGCTGGGGCCGGTGCCGAACTTCTCCGTCGCCGACCTGGGACTGAACGCCGGGACGGACGTGCTCGCCCGCTTGCTCGTCGGCGTCGCCGTTCTGGCCGTCGTTCTCACGGTCGTCAGCTACGTCGCCGTCTACCGGATGGTCCACGCGTACCGGCGGCGCGCGTAG
- a CDS encoding DMT family transporter, translating into MFVALAVLWGLSFLAIAVGLESLEPVLFAAFRYDLAAVLLLGYAVLAGIAWRPTDRRNVLGVVAGGLFLVAANAFLFLGQQTVPSGVASIMQSLVPIATSLWALVLLPEERVSATDAVGIALGFVGVGLIVRPDPANLLGADVVGRLLILLQVAGVALGGVLVQRIGPTIDKVALSGWSMLVGGIVLHAVSAGIGEPFALPSSVAAAAAVGYLGVFATAVAFFIYFTLLEVRGALETSLVAYLVPVVATVAGVAVLGESITPLTVIGFLVIFVGFVALKRRAIADLVSEGRVAVARAGD; encoded by the coding sequence ATGTTCGTCGCCCTCGCCGTCCTGTGGGGCCTCTCCTTTCTCGCCATCGCCGTCGGCCTCGAGTCGCTGGAGCCGGTACTGTTCGCCGCCTTTCGCTACGACCTCGCGGCCGTGTTGCTGCTCGGCTACGCGGTCCTCGCAGGCATCGCATGGCGGCCGACGGACCGGCGGAACGTCCTCGGCGTCGTCGCGGGCGGCCTCTTTCTCGTCGCCGCGAACGCCTTCCTGTTTCTCGGCCAGCAGACCGTCCCCAGCGGGGTGGCGTCGATCATGCAGAGCCTCGTCCCCATCGCCACGTCGCTGTGGGCGCTCGTGCTCCTCCCGGAGGAGCGCGTCTCGGCGACCGACGCTGTCGGTATCGCGCTGGGCTTCGTCGGCGTCGGCCTGATCGTCCGCCCCGACCCCGCGAACCTGCTCGGGGCCGACGTCGTCGGTCGACTGCTGATCCTCCTGCAGGTCGCCGGCGTGGCGCTCGGCGGGGTTCTGGTCCAGCGGATCGGCCCGACGATCGACAAGGTGGCGCTCTCCGGCTGGTCGATGCTCGTCGGCGGGATCGTCCTGCACGCCGTCAGCGCCGGCATCGGTGAGCCGTTCGCGCTCCCGTCGTCGGTCGCGGCGGCCGCAGCGGTGGGCTATCTCGGTGTCTTCGCCACCGCCGTTGCCTTCTTCATCTACTTCACGCTGCTCGAGGTCCGCGGCGCGCTTGAGACGTCGCTGGTCGCGTACCTGGTCCCGGTCGTCGCGACCGTCGCCGGGGTCGCGGTCCTCGGGGAGTCGATCACCCCGCTCACCGTCATCGGCTTCCTCGTGATCTTCGTCGGGTTCGTCGCCCTCAAGCGCCGGGCGATCGCCGACCTCGTGAGTGAGGGACGGGTGGCCGTCGCCCGCGCCGGCGACTGA
- a CDS encoding RNA-guided endonuclease TnpB family protein, with protein sequence MVTVTVTAKFHNPSLSRRREWQHATRLYRDTKQFCIDGWENGDFDKSVTTASIDNDLYSAIQNQAIREAKSDHTKDGEVRYQESQPFAVNNQNWELDTTENGTVVVGFPCVSQWWYTPIEVYDDIADSVDRLVEGDAKKTRLQVYRRGDNWYCTFNAEYDTDTSGETPIGVDIGERHILAVTAYGEDKSMLVSGGEAKYVRRKYRSLRDSLSEAGALRARNRVGDKEQRRIKDLNHKLSRRLITFAEQFENPVIRMEDLKGIRENSSWSGVHSWHFHQLQQFITYKAERAGIRVEKVDAYHTSQQCSACGSMGARDGDHFSCSECGRGRHADLNASENIAQREGEPCTA encoded by the coding sequence ATGGTCACGGTGACTGTCACCGCGAAGTTCCACAACCCATCCCTCTCACGGCGGAGAGAGTGGCAACACGCCACTCGCCTCTACCGTGATACCAAGCAGTTCTGTATCGACGGATGGGAGAACGGAGACTTCGACAAGTCCGTGACCACAGCCAGCATCGACAATGATCTCTACTCGGCCATCCAGAACCAAGCCATCCGAGAGGCGAAATCCGACCACACCAAGGACGGAGAGGTTCGCTACCAAGAGAGTCAGCCGTTCGCTGTCAACAACCAGAACTGGGAGCTCGACACGACCGAGAACGGCACGGTCGTCGTTGGCTTCCCGTGCGTCTCCCAATGGTGGTACACGCCTATCGAAGTGTACGACGATATTGCTGACTCCGTAGACCGACTGGTCGAAGGTGATGCTAAGAAGACGCGACTTCAAGTGTACCGCCGTGGAGACAACTGGTACTGTACGTTCAACGCTGAATACGACACCGACACGTCTGGTGAGACGCCCATCGGCGTCGATATTGGTGAACGGCACATACTCGCGGTGACGGCCTACGGCGAAGATAAGTCGATGCTGGTGTCTGGTGGTGAGGCGAAGTACGTTCGGCGCAAATATCGTTCCCTACGCGATTCGCTTTCAGAAGCGGGTGCGCTTCGCGCACGCAACCGTGTGGGTGACAAAGAACAGCGTCGAATCAAGGACTTGAACCACAAACTTTCCCGTCGTCTCATCACGTTCGCGGAACAGTTCGAGAACCCTGTCATTCGGATGGAAGACCTCAAAGGTATCCGTGAGAACAGTTCATGGTCGGGCGTCCACTCGTGGCACTTCCACCAACTCCAACAGTTCATCACGTACAAGGCCGAACGCGCTGGTATTCGCGTTGAGAAGGTCGATGCGTACCATACCAGCCAGCAGTGTTCGGCGTGCGGTTCGATGGGGGCTCGTGACGGTGACCACTTTTCGTGTTCGGAGTGTGGTCGTGGACGCCATGCCGACCTGAACGCTTCGGAGAATATTGCACAACGGGAGGGTGAACCATGCACGGCGTAG
- a CDS encoding RNA-guided endonuclease InsQ/TnpB family protein, translated as MPASLGAGGCQLHVGTKADAESEIPNGGDAEHSTVLGVDLGIEQIAVSSTGRFWSGDYLRHRRREYERIRGSLQQTGTESAHRTIERMSGRETRWVKDYLHRISKEIIEEAVVNDCDIIAFEDLTDIGERLPTGKKFQNWAFHRLYEYVSYKAETEGIEVRQVDPAYTSKRCSRCGSISDGNRPSQAKFSCQECGYQVQADYNAAKNIGIRLLRGRQKSSHGGATRHLALKSGTLSVNGEYSPASG; from the coding sequence ATTCCTGCGTCTTTAGGCGCGGGAGGATGTCAACTTCACGTCGGAACGAAAGCCGACGCGGAGTCCGAGATACCGAACGGAGGCGACGCCGAGCACAGTACAGTCCTCGGTGTAGACCTCGGTATCGAACAGATCGCCGTATCGTCGACTGGACGGTTCTGGAGTGGCGACTACCTCAGGCATCGGCGACGAGAATACGAGCGGATTCGCGGTTCTCTTCAACAAACCGGAACGGAATCCGCACACCGGACTATCGAACGAATGAGCGGCCGCGAAACGCGGTGGGTCAAGGACTATCTACACCGGATCTCTAAGGAGATCATCGAAGAGGCGGTCGTGAACGATTGCGATATCATCGCGTTCGAGGACTTGACCGACATCGGTGAGCGACTACCTACGGGAAAGAAATTCCAGAATTGGGCTTTCCACCGGCTGTACGAGTATGTATCGTACAAAGCCGAAACAGAGGGAATAGAAGTTAGGCAAGTCGATCCGGCATACACCTCTAAGCGGTGTTCGAGATGTGGATCAATATCAGACGGGAATCGTCCGTCGCAGGCGAAGTTCAGTTGCCAAGAGTGCGGATATCAGGTACAAGCGGACTACAACGCGGCGAAGAATATCGGCATCAGACTACTCCGTGGGAGGCAAAAGTCCTCACACGGAGGGGCGACACGTCATCTCGCCCTGAAGTCGGGGACGTTGAGCGTGAACGGCGAGTACTCGCCTGCCTCGGGATAG